TTGTGTCCAATCATGAAGCACGCCGAACAGCAAAGGTCCGACCGCCGCCAGCATGTATCCTAAGGATTGAGCCATACCTGAGAGACCAGCAGCCTGTCTTGCATCGGACGTACGCAGTACAAAAAACATGGTTACAAGCCCGAACGAAGCCCCGGCTCCAACGCCGGCCAAAGCAACACCGACGGTTACGAGAGAGGGAATGCCGCTTAAAAGGAATGCATATCCCAGAATCAGACATGAGCCAGTAATTGCTGTCAGCTTACGTTGGTCCTTCATTCGTCCAGCGAGAATGGGAACGATGAACGTTACCGGAACGCTAACCATTTGCATCAGGGATAACATCCAGCCCGCTGAAGAGGAACTGAAACCCTGATCAGATAGAACCTCGGGCAGCCAGGTAATTGTCGTGTAAAAAATTAAAGATTGCAGTCCCATGAACAACGTAACATGCCAGGCTAAGGAAGAGGAAATAAGACGAACCGGCTTCGCTTCTGTTCTCGAAGCCACATAAACTTCGCCGCGACGTCCAGAACGGACGTGAGGCAGCCAGAGAATCAGGGCTAGAATGGACAGTATAGCCCACATGCCCAGTGAAGCGTGCCATCCCATGGAAGTTAAACCTGCAGCAGGAACACTGATTCCTGAAGCGATGGCGCCCCATATATTCATGGATACGGAATAGAGACCGGTAACAAGTCCCACTCGCAATGGGAAATCCCGTTTAATTAGACTTGGCAGCAATACATTGCTTAGGGCAATGCCACATCCAAGAATCGCTGTTCCTGCAAAGAGAACGGGAACAGAGGGCATAAACCTTAGGGATACACCTATGGTCACGAGAATTATGGCGGTTAACAGAGCGGTTTCTAGTCCGAATCTTCGCGCCAATTGTGGAGCGAACGGAGAAATTGCCGCGAAGGCAAGCAAAGGAAGAGAAGTAAGCAAGCCTGCCATTGTATGACTTATTCCTGTATCTGTACGGATCAGTTCCACAATTGGACCTGTTGCCGTAATAGGTGAACGCATTGTTGCTGCGATAACGATAATGCCTGCCAGCAAAAGCCCAAGTTTCATGGATGCTGACGATGAATTATCGATTGCAGAGCGGTCAGGTGAGTTTTGATGTAAAGATGATGGCATGGTAAATCTCCTATAGTTTATTTGTCTAATATGTATGCATTGATACATACCTATACATAAACAAGCATAACATCCCGTGTCAACATCAGGCGATTAACGTATTCAACCATCCCTAGAACGCAAAAAAAAGCTTCCCGAAGGAAGCTTTTTTTCTTACGTCCCAGGAGGGATACTCTCCTTGCCGTCGAGACTGCGAGGTAGTGCTCCGGAAGCTTATGCTCCGACGAACCAATGGGGTTCTCATCCCCAGAACGCAAAAAAAGCTTCCCGAAGGAAGCTTTTTTTAATACGTCCCAGGAGGGATACTCTCCTTGCCGTCGAGACTGCGAAGTAGTGCTTCCGAAGCTTATGCTCCGACGAACCATTGGGGTTCTCATCCCTAGAACACAAAAAAGCTTCCCGAAGGAAGCTTTTTTTAATACGTCCCAGGAGGGATACTCTCCTTGCCGTCGAGACTGCGAAGTAGTGCTCCCGAAGCTTATGCTCCGACGAACCATTGGGGTTCTCATCCCCAGAACGCAAAAAAGCTTCCCGAAGGAAGCTTTTTTTAATACGTCCCAGGAGGGATTCGAACCCCCGACCGACGCCTTAGAAGGGCGTTGCTCTATCCAGCTGAGCTACTGAGACATGAAATTTTTCAAGCAAAATTGATTTTATCATAAATAATGATGAATATCAAACATTTTATTTTAAACTATTTTTCGTATATGATATTTGGCGGCGGTAACGTTTTTTTCATTATAATTAAGGTTATGTTAGAATATCAGAAGAACTCAAAAAATAGATCGACTTTCGTTTAATATACATCTATTTATGGTTGATTGCGACTGGAGATTCAGGATACAGAGGAGGTGCTCCTATTAAGGAATCCACGACCCCGGAAACCGAGCACAGTAACAATATCGTGCTGTTTCCTAAGACGCTGGACTATTACCAGATTCAATTGACGGTTATGCTAGAAAATGAACGATATGGTGAAGCGATGGACCTGCTTCGCTTTTTGCTGCAATGCCAAGGGCAGGAAGAACGGCATTACGACGAATGGCGAGCCTTGCTCGAATGGCTTGAAGCTGCTTTCCCTCATTATGGGGAAGATTTGCCCGAGATTCGTGAAGAGCGTGAGGAAGAGGACATTAGTGAAGAGGACATGGCACGCCAACATGCCCGGTCCAAGCTCGAGCAGGATGACGGCTATGCGGATAAACTGCTTCGTACCGTGATGGAGGAACCTTTATCTGAACAAACGATGCTGGCGCTGGAGCAGCTTGCGTATCTCGAACGACCAGAAATTGATGATTCGCTTACCGGTTGGCTCAAAGACAAGACACTGCATCCATTGCTTCAGTTCCGTGTGCTTCAAACATTACGTCGCCGAGGTGTCCAAGGCATTATTGCGTTTACTCGAGGGGAAGAGCCGGTTGAAGTGGAAATTGATACCGTTCCGCTTAGACCTGAGGATTTCCCGATTCAGATCGTTCAGATTCTTGAAAGAGTGGCAGATCAGACGGAGGTTCATGAACCTACGCTCTTTTATTTTGCACAAGAACTGTGGATTCAATATGTCATGGCCGTGTACGGAACCCGTGATTACATGTCCATGCTGGAAGAAAATGATTCCATGACAGATATCTGGGCAGCCGCTCTACATATGACCGTAGCAGACAGTCTGGGCGGTTCGCATGACGAGGAAGATA
Above is a window of Paenibacillus sp. E222 DNA encoding:
- a CDS encoding MFS transporter, with protein sequence MPSSLHQNSPDRSAIDNSSSASMKLGLLLAGIIVIAATMRSPITATGPIVELIRTDTGISHTMAGLLTSLPLLAFAAISPFAPQLARRFGLETALLTAIILVTIGVSLRFMPSVPVLFAGTAILGCGIALSNVLLPSLIKRDFPLRVGLVTGLYSVSMNIWGAIASGISVPAAGLTSMGWHASLGMWAILSILALILWLPHVRSGRRGEVYVASRTEAKPVRLISSSLAWHVTLFMGLQSLIFYTTITWLPEVLSDQGFSSSSAGWMLSLMQMVSVPVTFIVPILAGRMKDQRKLTAITGSCLILGYAFLLSGIPSLVTVGVALAGVGAGASFGLVTMFFVLRTSDARQAAGLSGMAQSLGYMLAAVGPLLFGVLHDWTQGWTLPLLVQVILAVVLLIAGIKASKNRVIG